The Macadamia integrifolia cultivar HAES 741 chromosome 3, SCU_Mint_v3, whole genome shotgun sequence genome segment atcatgatttatcGTTACAAgggaactaatattgaaaccaatggataaaaaattactaagaagataactaatattaaaatcacaaaCGAACCCTATTATCCCTAATCACTCATTTAAccatccaactagttttgtgtAGTGagcaaggaaatcaatggaagcataattacaatttacaaatcaatttctctattcataacataattcaatgatttgtaacaatacccctccttacaataaaaaaatttctctctaatattgtgaaaaatggatagtcaattcatcaatttataatatcataatcatttatttttttatcggtttcattcggtttggttattggtcggttcggtttggaccgGTTTTCAGCcgatcccaacatacctcagtccaaaaccaatccaataaggatcggttttgTTCGTTTTGGGTTTTATTGGTTGGTTTCGGTCAGTTTTATcggttcgggctaggttttgactcCCCTAGCTAGTGTCATATTTGaaacaagtcattaccccatccaacaatCCTTTCATTAATTGCTATACATTGGTTTTCCTTCAAAAACTTAGCCTTGCTAATCAGTAAGCTTGGGGAGTTTCTGTTTATTCTTCTCACAGATAAGCTAAACTCAAATCTCGTAACCTATAAATGCTACTTATTCTAgtgcatttgaaaaaaaaaaaaagcttgggGAGTTTCTGTTTATTCTTCTCACAAATAAGCTCAATTCAAATCTCATAACCTGTAAATGCTACTTATTCTAgtgcatttgaaaaaaaaaagagtaaatatATAGTGATTACTTATTCGTAATCTTGACAAACACTGCTTgccttaaagatcttcaaatcTTCTGAGGCTGTCCCTCAAGTTCTTTGGAGTAGACAAAAGTCCaataagaaaatacaagaagaaaaagaaccatAGCATGGGCTTGATTAAGGGATTGAGTGGACACTCAAAATTCCCCCACATATAGGAAACAAAAGCAATAATTGACGTGCAAGGGCAGAGTCGTTGGAAATTATGAGGAAGAAATTTCTCTTCATCCAGTTTGACGCAAAAAAATTGACCCAGAAATACACGTCCATACTGTCCATTCTAATCCTGAACAGTATCTGCATAAAAGCAATACTGAACTGGTAAAAGTAAGCTGGTGAAACAATCAACCACACTACTGCAACTGCGGATGCCCAAAATTAACAAGAATAAGCCCGGTTGTCAATCAGAGCTGAGCAAACAGGTCAACCGATCAGGACAACCACAGATGCAAATTTTAAGACATTGAATGACACCACAAACCACTTCTATCATTTCAAAAACTCCTCTTTTTCTAGATGACCAAATGATTTTATTactaggaaagaaaaagagtatTAAGACATTCTACAACAACGAGACCAATGCCAAAGGGGAAAACCTGAAAAAGATTATACCACAGGGTAGGGCCCTATGTACAAGGAGTGCATATTTGCTCCCTCTCTAGCCAGCCCATCTGCAATAGACTTCACAGAATGCAGCCTCTAAGAAAAAGCAGAACTCCTAGAAGCACAAAGAGGCATAGTTTTCCTTAAGAGAGACATTCCAAGGACCATCAGCATAGACTTCAAAGCAATTGATCACCTTCCTAGACTCACCTTCAACCGAACCATCCATTTGCAATAGCAATTTCTAAGTAACATATCACTGCTTTAAGCTCAGTCATTGCAGAGACACTCCTATTCTACCAATGGGACCAGAGAAGACCTGCAGATCAGTACCATCATGGTCTGTAAAAAGACCGCCTATACCAGCACAGCATAGAAATCCAAAAAAAGCTACCATCAATGTTAAGCTCAATAGCGTTCTGTAGAGGACATGTGAAAAACAACCACCTGGTCAACCTGCAAGGAAGTTACTGGGGAGCGATCTCTGACTCCGGTCCTAGAGCTTTGAAGTTGTTCAATGGATGCCCCACAAAAAGCATCAAAAGTAGGCAAGTAGCCAACCCACATATCAGTGTTCAACATTCAGCCCACATAAGCTGAATCAATTCTTGGGTAGATCTCACCCATTTCTTAACCATATCATTCCTATTACACTACCAACAATGCTACAACCTTTTTCCTAGGCTAATTAGAAAATTCCAGCTGTCTACTAATCCCAGTGGATAAGGCATAGAGCAAATAGGAGATCAGTCACGTATCAATTTCTGCCTTTCAACAAGGCAATTTCAATGCCAAATAGCTAATCAAAAAAATTCGAAAACAGGATTTGGAGTTAACTTACCGAAAAGAACAGAAAGACCGGGCAGTCAACTTTTCTCTCCTTAGCTTCACTATAAGCAGCATCCAGTTTTCTGTTCCCATTTGGTGTACTGGCCCAGACACCATATTTAATACTTTTGTGGACATTATCTTCACTGTAAGATTTGATAATGAAGAACTTGGCATCCCCATAGTCTGTTGCAAAATCTGGATGGTTGTATGACCCACTATGGGTATCGACTTTAGATATGCTGTTCTTGCCACAATGAACAGAAGAACCATGTTCAGCAGTGATCTGGCTCTTCAGCTTTGAAGCCCTTGGACCTCGGTTCTGCTCATCAAGGATATCAAGTGGTTCATTACAAATACACAAGGATCCagttctccttcctcttcttctgcccTTTTCAATTGCCATCCAGCTCCGGGCATTTGTTCCCAAACTGGTAAGGGATCCACTCCCAAAACTCGAGCCTTGATAAATTCCACCATTAGGATACCCTCTGGTATATGAGCTGGAACCAGATCCAAATCCATATAGTGGTCCTTGCTGTTGAGAAGTCTGAAAATGATGACACTAAGTAAatattttgtaaataaaaaaatacacacTATCTAAGCATGGCCAGTGCATAAGTCTCAAGGATGAAAACAGATTTGACTAATTTCTACATAAGACCAGTTGAAACAGCCCACCAGATTACGAACAAGGGAAATTAAACAAGTTGCTACTCAGATTTCCATGTAAGTGTAACTAAGTGGGTCTGGCCTGTAGCATATGCACAAACATTTCTACAGTCAACAGCCTGTAAGATGACTCAGTATACACTGCCAACTATCATGGAAAGAAAAGATTCATAATTCAATTCGCAAATTCACAAAGAATGTGGGAAAAAGATCAGTCTGCGCAAAATAGTGAAGCATCAACCCatgagatctctctctctcctttctccaacAAAAAGCCAACCCTTTACACACCctcccataaaaaataaaaataaaaatgtgttcaTAGGATATCTGATATTCAAACAGTATAGGGATTCCAATATGGATCTACCTACATCTGGCTCCATATTTGGTCCTTTGACACCTTACTCAGATGCAggtttatttattaaaaatgcATTTGAGATGTTTATCAATTAATGATGTGGAGGAGGAACCCCTTCTATCTCCAATTCTTTATGATGCATAGAGGGACTACAAGTGGAAGTACATTgggaaattttcaaaagaatctcTACTTAATTAATCATTCATTTAAaagaaatttttcaaaaaaacatgCTTCTACAATTCTCACTGAGAACCCCAGAAGCCCAACCCAGCTCCCCACCCTGCTTGAAGATAAGAACAAACTGTATTTAATATTTCCAGAAGCAGCACTATTGTACAGATCCAGAAAGATCAAAATGAATTCGAAGTTCGAAAAGATCATAACAAGTTCAAGTTTATAGAGATTAACAGGTAAGAAAACACACCATCCCAATGTTGTGCCCAAATGGTCCAAATGAGCCAATTGGCTGCAAAGAAGCTGCCGGAGATGACAATGGTGACAAAGACCTCTGCCCATCTGTCGGTTTTGACCAATCTGACCAGGGTGTTCCAGATCCAAACCCCTCATACACTTGCCTCATGTCATAAAAGCTGCCACTACCAGAATTACCAGAAAAACTGCCTCCTCTACTGAAAGAACTGAATGGAGGGGGATAACCAGGTCTAGGCCCAAAAAGCATCCCATCCCCTTGTTGATCTATGTTAACAGGCATTGTCAGCTCAGTTTGTGAAACTGGAGTTGGTGAGGACATATATGGCATGGTAGGAGGAACTGGCTGCTGGTAAAAAGGCTGACCTGCAAAAGGGAAATGCTGTGGAGAGTATAACTGGCCATCTCCCCTCACAGACAGAAGAGGAGATGTAACTGGAGAATATGGCCCATATGGCATCTGCGAATTGTACCCAAAACCAGTATGGAATACAAGAGATGGACTTTCTCTGTAGATGCCCTTaataaaatcaaatgaaaaaacATATCTTTTGTAAGATGCAACAGCAAAAGGATAGTAGAGCAATGC includes the following:
- the LOC122073844 gene encoding YTH domain-containing protein ECT4-like isoform X1, whose amino-acid sequence is MAAVQKESDRIISGGDSTESMNVLTLNAEGKPTDPDNLKEQPHSTKGERMVPSNHSQDAAPTGAPRVATGQSVSLGGARDHSTVYQPDIYAPQAHSFYYGGYDNGTGEWDEYPHYVNAEGLEIGSPGIYRESPSLVFHTGFGYNSQMPYGPYSPVTSPLLSVRGDGQLYSPQHFPFAGQPFYQQPVPPTMPYMSSPTPVSQTELTMPVNIDQQGDGMLFGPRPGYPPPFSSFSRGGSFSGNSGSGSFYDMRQVYEGFGSGTPWSDWSKPTDGQRSLSPLSSPAASLQPIGSFGPFGHNIGMTSQQQGPLYGFGSGSSSYTRGYPNGGIYQGSSFGSGSLTSLGTNARSWMAIEKGRRRGRRTGSLCICNEPLDILDEQNRGPRASKLKSQITAEHGSSVHCGKNSISKVDTHSGSYNHPDFATDYGDAKFFIIKSYSEDNVHKSIKYGVWASTPNGNRKLDAAYSEAKERKVDCPVFLFFSVNASAQFCGVATMAGPVDFDRSVDYWQQDKWSGQFPVKWHLIKDVPNSEFRHIILENNDKKPVTNSRDTQEVKLEQGIELLNIFKNYETDMSILDDFDFYEDREKTMLDRKARQQASLVVSPAASEHEHRNPVSLSNNFIKQMSKSFAQAVKLDEVCKKDPTTEKCESAVAVSLSMGVKPEDKKTSKTLAASTAQSS
- the LOC122073844 gene encoding YTH domain-containing protein ECT4-like isoform X2: MAAVQKESDRIISGGDSTESMNVLTLNAEGKPTDPDNLKEQDAAPTGAPRVATGQSVSLGGARDHSTVYQPDIYAPQAHSFYYGGYDNGTGEWDEYPHYVNAEGLEIGSPGIYRESPSLVFHTGFGYNSQMPYGPYSPVTSPLLSVRGDGQLYSPQHFPFAGQPFYQQPVPPTMPYMSSPTPVSQTELTMPVNIDQQGDGMLFGPRPGYPPPFSSFSRGGSFSGNSGSGSFYDMRQVYEGFGSGTPWSDWSKPTDGQRSLSPLSSPAASLQPIGSFGPFGHNIGMTSQQQGPLYGFGSGSSSYTRGYPNGGIYQGSSFGSGSLTSLGTNARSWMAIEKGRRRGRRTGSLCICNEPLDILDEQNRGPRASKLKSQITAEHGSSVHCGKNSISKVDTHSGSYNHPDFATDYGDAKFFIIKSYSEDNVHKSIKYGVWASTPNGNRKLDAAYSEAKERKVDCPVFLFFSVNASAQFCGVATMAGPVDFDRSVDYWQQDKWSGQFPVKWHLIKDVPNSEFRHIILENNDKKPVTNSRDTQEVKLEQGIELLNIFKNYETDMSILDDFDFYEDREKTMLDRKARQQASLVVSPAASEHEHRNPVSLSNNFIKQMSKSFAQAVKLDEVCKKDPTTEKCESAVAVSLSMGVKPEDKKTSKTLAASTAQSS